A window of Cytobacillus sp. FSL H8-0458 genomic DNA:
TCCGGTTATCGATTGCTTTTTGTTTTGACTGTTTTGGATGTATTAGGCTCGGTATTAGCCCTAGAAGATGGATTTGTCTCATTGGCATGCTGGACTGCCTGCCTGAGTTTTTTGCTCATTCCTTTTTGCGGCATGATTACAACCTCCTTTGGAAAAGCTAAAATTAGCTTTCCCGCAAAGAGAAAAAACATGCCCTGTCATATTTGTTTCTAACTGATGGCACATATGGTATAGTGTGATTTGGAAGCATTTACAGCAGCTTCAGAACTAATTTGGAGGTTAGATTTATGAGCGTACATATTGGTGCTAAAGAAAATGAAATTGCGGAAACGGTCCTGCTTCCTGGAGACCCTTTGCGTGCAAAATATATTGCAGAAACATTCTTAGAAAATGCGGAGTGCTACAATGAAGTCCGCAACATGTTTGGCTATACAGGAACGTATAAAGGGAAGCGCATATCAGTTCAGGGTACAGGGATGGGGGTTCCATCCATTTCCATCTATATTAATGAACTAATGCAAAGCTATAATGTCCAAAACCTGATTAGAGTAGGAACGTGCGGTGCGATTCAAAAAGATGTAAAGGTTCGCGATGTAATTCTGGCGATGAGCTCTTCTACAGATTCCCAAATGAACAGGCTTACTTTCGGAGGAGTTGACTTTGCGCCGACAGCAAACTTTGATTTATTGAAAAAAGCTTATGATGCAGGTGTTGAAAAAGGATTAAACCTTAAAGTCGGAAATGTCTTCACAGCTGACATGTTCTATAATGACAATTCGGAACTTGAAAAATGGGCAAAGTATCAGATCCTGGCAATTGAAATGGAAACGGCCGCTCTATATACACTTGCAGCGAAATTTGACCGCAAAGCACTATCTGTCCTAACAGTCAGTGATCACATCCTGACAGGTGAGGAAACGACTGCTGAAGAAAGGCAAACCACCTTCAATGAAATGATCGAAGTGGCACTTGAGGCTGCTGTTAAGGAATAATATAGAATGAAACTGGTTCACCTGAGCCAGTTTTATTTTTTTGATGAGTGTGTTTTTGAAATTCTTAAATAGGATATTTTGTGCCGTTTGTCCTGTTTTTAACACAATTATGGACTAGTTGACGTGTAGTGTTAAAATAGTAATGTTGCAAAGAAATAAAAAGACAGGTGAGTTTGAATGAAGAAGATCATAATTATGGCAGGGACCCTCAGCCTTCTGCTTTCCGGCTGCAGCCAGCTTGATCCGTATTTGGATAAAGCAAAGCCGCTTATTGAAAAAATTCCGTTCCTTGGGGAAGATAAAAGCCTCGATGAACCTTCTCAAGAAAATGAGTCACTAAATAGAGAAGAAAACAGTGCCGGGGAAGCAGACAATGAAGACAAGAAAGATATTCAAAAGGATCCTCTTTCATTGGAAGCTTTATATTTTAATGATATTAAAACTGTGGATGGCAGAAATATTATCCAGAACCCTGATAATGTGATGGTCCTGGTGAATAAACAATTCAGCCTTCCGGATGGCTATGAACCATCCAAGCTAATGATCCCGGATGTCGCATTTTCTTACGGGAAGTTAGATTTGGAAAAGAGCTATATGCGTCAGGACGCAGCTGAAGAGCTGGAAAAGCTGTTTACAGGAGCATTGAATGAAGGTGTGGAATTATTTGCTGTATCCGGCTATCGCTCATTTACACGGCAATCGGAAGTTTTTGAGGCCGAAGTAAATAGAGTGGGTAAAGAAAAAGCGGTTCAGGCTGTGGCGATTCCCGGAAGCAGTGAACATCAGACAGGACTCACAATGGATATCTCAAGCAGAAGTGCAGGCCTTGAGCTTTCCGAAGAATTCGGGGAAACAAAGGAAGGAAAGTGGCTTGCTGAAAATGCGCATAACTATGGATTTATTCTCCGCTATCCAAAAGGAAAAGAAGCCATCACAGGTTATAAATATGAGCCCTGGCATTTCCGTTATGTGGGCCATGAAGCTGCGAAAGTCATTTATGAAAAGAAATGGACTTTGGAAGAGTACTTTGATATTGTTAAAAAAATTTAAGAGGCCAAAATAGGCCTCTTTTATTTGCTTTTCTCCTTTAGACTGCCTTTTCCTGATTGAAAATAGAATATAACCGCTAAAATGAAGGGTACAGCGGGAAGGCCTGATAGAAAACGGAGCACATTTTCTGCCTCTGTTAAAGAATATCCCAATGGCAGAAGCAGAAAAAAACTTAATAGAGCAAGTTTCCATGACTGATTCATGATCCCGGCAATTAGGCTGATTAGGGAAAATGCGAAGCTTATCCATAATATTGCGGTTAACATCATAAGTTCACCCCTTAAGAAAGTGATGGGAGAGCTGAGGGCTTGCCGTTGAAAAGGATGGCTAGAGGGTTTTAAAATGACTATATAATAAAATATGTATATGCTGGCAAAACATTAATCTTTTATTTTCCTGATGTAAAATGCCGCTTTAATTGAAGTGAAGTATTGTCTGGCCGGCTGTCTGTTTACCTGATGTTTATAAACCTCCTTCAATGAGGTATTAATAAAGTAAGGTTTACTTGTAAAAAGGAGGCACATGCTTTGGATAAAGTTTCGTTTAAAGTTGTAGGCATGACCTGCAGCCATTGTGAAGAGGCAGTCAAAAATGCCCTTCTCTCCATCGATGGCGTGGCAAGCGTCTCGATTGCCTTTCATGATGAACATGCAGAAATCGAATATGACCCTGAAAAATCTGATATGGAACATTTTATAAAAGCGATTGAAAACCAGGGCTATGGGGTAGCCTGACATAAGAAAGAGCGCCACGCATACTTTGCTGGCGCTCTTTCAATCGCTGCACACATTTTTCTTTGTTATTTATTCGATAAATGTTATTCTAATCATTAAGGATTGTACATAGTTATTTACGGTGACGAAAGTGGTGAAAAGTTTGCAAAATGAAGATTTAAACAAAGAAACTTCTGAAACACCAGATAATAACCATTCAGGTTTTATCCGCATGAAAAAGTTTCATTTTGTAATGCTGCTGTTTTTTATTGTGTTCCTATCAGCTGGAATTACTACCTTTGCACTGGCCTTTGGAGATGAAAAGGCAGTAGATATGGGAACAAGCGAAAGAAGGGAATTTGATAAGCTGTATACAGCTTATGATACCCTGAAAGCAAACTATTTCGAGGAAGTGGATCAGAATAACCTTATAAATGGCGCTATTAACGGTATGCTTGAAGCCCTGGATGATCCATACTCGGACTATATGAATGAAGAAGAAGCCGAAAACTTTCATCAGAGTATTTCATCCTCTTTTGAAGGAATTGGAGCTGAAATCCAGGAACAGGAAGGCTACATAGTCATTGTATCCCCATTGAAAGGTTCACCTGCTGAAAAAGCCGGGCTTAGGCCAAATGACAAGGTTCTCTCAGTTGATGGAAAAAGCCTTCAGGGGATGAGTTCTACAGAGGCAGTTATGCTGATCAGAGGCGAAAAAGGAACTAAAGTAGAACTTGCTGTTCAGCGTCCCGGCACAGATGAGCCTATGAATATTTCCATTACACGCGATACTATTCCCCTTGAGACAGTATATGGCGAAATGCTTGAAGATGGTATTGCAAAAGTACAGATTACTACATTCTCGGAAAATACTTCTAAAGAACTGGTTGAAACTCTGAACGAACTGCAGAAGCAGGGCATGAAAGGATTAATCCTTGATCTTCGCCAGAATCCAGGCGGCCTTCTGGATCAGGCAGTGGAAATCTCCAGCCTGTTTGTCCCGGATGGCGAGATATTATTCCAAATTGAAGACCGCAACGGAAACAGAGAAGAAGTAAAATCAAAAAGAGAAGAAAACCCGAATATACCTTTAGTCGTTGTGATTGATAAAGGAAGTGCCAGTGCATCAGAAATTCTGGCTGCGGCAGTACACGAATCTGCAGATGTGCCGCTTGTCGGTGATAAATCGTTTGGAAAAGGCACCGTCCAGCGTGCACAGGACTTCTCAGATGGTTCAAACATGAAATTCACTACTGAAAAATGGCTGACACCGGATGGCAATTGGATTCATAAAAAGGGAATTACACCTGACCACAAAGTGGCCTTGCCGGAATACGCTGCACTGCCGTTTATTAATCCAGACACCGAATTAAAGCTTTCTGCTTCTTCAGCTCAGGTTAAAGCAGCTCAAGCTATGCTGAAAGCTCTGGGATTTAATCCTGGAAGAGAAGACGGTTTCTTTGACGAAAAAACGGAAGCGGCTGTCAAGGAATTTCAGGCTGCTGAAAAGCTTGATCAAAATGGAGTATTATCAGGGCAGTCTACACTTAGACTGATGGAAAAACTCCGTGAAAAAATCGACCAAAATGATACGCAAATTCAAAAAGCAGCTGAAGTGCTGAAAGAACAAATAGGGTCTTAATCTAAAAGCTCTCCGATTCGGAGAGTTTTTTTCATTTTTAAGCGGGAAGATTCCTTCCTCAAGCAAGTAGCGGCAGGGACAGTTCAAGTATGGATATTCCAGAAAGTGGGTATAGAATGCGTTTCTCTTTCCCACAATGGTAGTAAACTTTAACTATAAAGCAGCGCAGGGGTGATTTGCTTGAAAAAGATATTGATTCTATTTTTACTGGCTGCAGCTATATTATCCGGCTGCACGTCTTTTCAGCAAAAAGAAAACAACAATGCAAGGCAGGAGACGGAGATCGGTGAGTCCGAAAAGGAGAATAAAGAGCCTTCAGCGAATGAAAATGAAACGAAAAACTTTTTGCTTATTGGTGTCGACAGCAGAGGAGAAGAGGATTCACGTTCGGATGCCATTCTGCTGGCCAGCTATGAACCTTCCGGAGAATCCATTAAATTGGTCTCTCTAATGAGGGACAGCTATGTAAAAATTCCGGATTATCAATATATGTACAGCAAATTGAATCATGCTTATTATATAGGCGGCAAGGATTTATTAAAGGATACAATAGAGCAAAACTTCGAAGTTCAAATCGATCATACAGCAATTATTGATTTTAAGGGATTTACAGCAATGCTTGATGCGATTGCCCCGGACGGAATTGAAGCGGAAGTCAGTACCGCTATGATTGAAGATATGGGACTGGATCTGGAGCCGGGGAAACAAAAGCTTAAGGGAAGCGACATTTTATCATATGTGAGATTTCGCCATGACGGACAAAGTGATTTTGGGAGAGTGGACCGGCAGCAGGAAATTTTGATTGGACTTAAAGATGAAGTGTTGAACCAATTCTCATCACCTGCCGGTTTTGCAAGGTTTCCGGAAGTAATCAGCCAGGCAATGAAATATGTTGAAACCGACTTAAAGATTGAAGAAGCATTATCACTCGGTGTGAAATTTTTAATGAATCCTGTCACTGACATTGAAACACTTAGGGTACCTGTTGAAGATAGTTATGAGAATAAAACATATGAACATGCCGGCTCGGTTCTCCAGCTTGATTTTGAAGAAAATTCAGAAGCACTTAAGCAGTTTTTGGATGCTGAAAAGAAATAGAGAATAAGAAATGCGCTTTTAAAAGCAAATGAGGAGCCCCCCTGGGCTCCTCATTTGCTTTTTGTGCACACTGCAATCCCAAAAGGGTAGTGTTTGCCTTCTCTTTTCGGTTCAATGAGAACACTTCTCTGATAATAAAATTCCGTCTCTCCATAAGACTTGAACAGTTCAATAAATTCATCTTCAGTCAGCTGGTGAAAATGGAAGGGCTCATTTGTCGGCTTTCCTCTCCCGGCACCGAAGGGCGTGGATAAAATGAGTGTCCCGCCTGGCTTTAGCATCTTAAAAAGGCTGTTAAGGAATATTTCTTCTGATGCCAGGTGTTCAAGCGTTTCAAAGCTCGTTATCACATCAAAGAATCCCAATTGTTCAGGGAGGGAATCATCTTCCGCATTGGCTTTTACATACTGCACGAGAGGATGATAATGATGCTGTCTGGCATATTTCAGTGTATCCTTATCAATGTCCACTGCTACAATTTCATTGATTTCTTTTTTCTTGGCTTTTGCCATTATTTTTGAACCGTACCCCGTTCCGCACGCAATATCAAGCACTCTCCCTTTAGCGTAATAAAGGGCAAAATAGTAACGTGCCAAATGTTCCAGAAGCATTCCATTAGTAACCGGCATTTCCTCCAGAATGATTCTTTCTCCGGTATTTTCGAGCATTTTACTCCACCATCCTTAATAGAAATTATAGCAAAATTGTCTTATGGTTTGTATGGACTGGTAAAATCATATACAATGGGTCATTAGACAGGATAGCTATAAAGAGGTGATCCTTTGAAGCAGGTAGTGAAGCTTAATGAAGAGACGCGCAGGCAAATATCAGATATTGAACATAAATGCGAAAAGCTTGCAGAAAAACTTCTTAATAAGTACAAAACAGACTTTAAAAATGAAGAGGAAAATCTGGCAGTGGATCTGGTCAGAACGATAAAAGGCCGGCATGCATCAGAAAAAGATGTGTTCGAAATTGATTATGAGTCCATTCTGGAACTGGGAATTGAGACGGAGGATGAATTTTTTCCGAATGCTTATATTCCCATCTGGAAATGCAAACAGGAAATGTTTCATTCAGTTGGTTATTTAACCAATCTGGATATTGAATCAATAGAGAAGAAAATGATGATTATGATTAAAGAAATGCTGGCAGATCGTGAAGAAGGGGAAAAGTATGAATAAAACAGAAATATATATACTATCAGGATTTCTTGGGAGCGGGAAAACGACGCTTCTAAAGCAGCTGCTTCAGGATGAAAAAAAGCAAGGCAGAAAAGTGGCAGTCATGATGAACGAGCTTGGGAAAGTTTCAATTGACTCGGACGCAGTCGATGAGGGTGTGCCATTAAAAGAGCTGCTTGATGGCTGCATATGCTGTACCATCTCAGATAAGCTGGAAGCGCAGCTTCAGGAATTATTGATGGTTGAAAAGCCGGAAGCGATCTATATTGAAACTACAGGTGCTGCTCATCCCATTGAAGTTATGGATAGCATCCTTTCCCCCCTTTTTGCAGACAGGATGCAGGTAAAGGGAATTATTTCTGTTGTTGACGGTCCAAGATGGCTTAATCGAAATGTGTTAAGCCCTCAGGTGCAGCAGCTTTTAATTGAGCAGGTTCGGCATGCAGACTTAATTATATTAAATAAAGCAGATGAACTTTCCGAGGCTGAACAGGCGCGGCTTACAATGGAGATTCAGGGTCTTAACAGCCAGGCGTTCACCATCTTAACTTCATACTCAAAGATCGCAGTGAAGCAGGTAAGAGGTATGTCCTCCGGGAAAAAAAGCAAGGCTTCCAGGTCACATGTTTCTTCTGATCTTAAGCTAAGCACGTTTGTTTACCAGTTTCAAAAACCTGTCAATCAGAATGATTTTGAGGATTTTCTAAGAGGACTTCCAGACACTGTGTACAGAATAAAAGGGTATATGAAACTGCATTCATCACAGTACCCGTTTCTTTTTCAGTTTTCTTATGGAATGCCGCTCTATATGCAGGAAAACATCAATATGCCCCTGAATATGGTGTTTATTGGGGAGAATATTGATTGGGGAGAAATAGAACAAAGGTTAAAAAAACTGGAAGCATCTAATTAATCAGGATATTTATAGAAAATCGCATTCCTATGGTGCGATTTTTTTATTACTTGAATGAATGAAGAAAACCTTTTTTTGGGAAACTCATTATATAATGCCTAACCGAAAAAACATATAAATGAGTGGGATTTATGAAAACATTAAACATAGTCATTGTATTCATCTATCTTCTTTTTGCAGCAGGCACACATACATCTGCAGATGAAGAGGGGATTAGCTGGCGGATTGAGATGCTGCCATGGGAGAAAGTAAATGGAATATTGCCGAAATACAGTAATTTTACCGTTCTGGATGTTGAAACAGGCAAGAAGTTTAAGGTCCAGAGACGTGCCGGAAGCCATCATGCAGATGTTCAGCCATTAAATGCTGAAGAAACAAAAATAATGAAAAGCATTTATGGCGGAAAATGGAGCTGGAAGCGGCGCGCCATCATAGTTATTAATGGCAATCAATGGATTGCGGCTTCCATGCATGGTATGCCCCATGGAGGAGGTGCACTGAAAAATAATTTTCCAGGGCATTTTTGCATTCATTTTTACGGCAGTACAACACATCGAACAAACTTTATGGATTTATCACACAAGCTCATGATTTTGAAAGCAGCAGGAAAGCTTGATGGATATCTTTATAATGCAAATCCTTATGAAGTGATCAGTGCATTCATGGCTGGATTAAAACAGCAGGATTCCAAAATTGTCGAGTCGATTTCCCTCCAGCCTTTAGCATGGAATAAACTCCTGCCCAGAATTGAGAATGTAAGGCTAAGTGCGATGCCCGTCCTTCCGGCAGAGGATTTGACAGATGAGTTGAGTATGGAGGTGCCTGTGGAAGCGGATTGGTTTATAAAAAACCGCGGCAGACAGCATTTTCGGGGCAGCATCTATCTTGTGCGTTTTTCACAGGCAGATCCATGGAAAGTGGATAATAAAAGATTCTTAAAGGAAAATAAGTTAGTGAACAAATAAAGGCCTGAGAATAAAATCTCAGGCCTTTATTCGTTTTATTGTTTTTCGCCAAATTTGATGAATGTCCGCTCGTCTTCCACAAGTCCGCAAGCCGCACATTGCACCCTTTTATCAGGGCCTTTATAAGGCATATGGAAGGGGGAAAGCTGTTCACTGCTGTACTCTTCCAAAACATTCCCTGTCTGAGGATCCATTTTGATGGATTGAGGCACCTGCTGAATAATATTGAATCGGCTTCTGTTTGTTTTACAGTTTGGACACCGATAAGGTGAATTCATAACTCATTCTCCTTTCTCGCATATTAGCTGTATTTTTTGCATTTATAAATTTATTTATGTAAAAATACATCTAAGGAAATATAATTGTTTCCTGTTTTGGAAGGGATGTGGCAAGTTATGAGTCCAGACTACGAAAAGCTTCTGAATGAATACCGGAAGCTTTGGAATAACCGGAAACTCGAAGAGGATACCAATGCAGAAAACATTTTAAAGGAAGCAATCTCCAGGGAACTAAGGGACGAAAATTCCCATCCAAGAGTCCGTAAGA
This region includes:
- a CDS encoding M15 family metallopeptidase, producing the protein MKKIIIMAGTLSLLLSGCSQLDPYLDKAKPLIEKIPFLGEDKSLDEPSQENESLNREENSAGEADNEDKKDIQKDPLSLEALYFNDIKTVDGRNIIQNPDNVMVLVNKQFSLPDGYEPSKLMIPDVAFSYGKLDLEKSYMRQDAAEELEKLFTGALNEGVELFAVSGYRSFTRQSEVFEAEVNRVGKEKAVQAVAIPGSSEHQTGLTMDISSRSAGLELSEEFGETKEGKWLAENAHNYGFILRYPKGKEAITGYKYEPWHFRYVGHEAAKVIYEKKWTLEEYFDIVKKI
- a CDS encoding class I SAM-dependent methyltransferase, with product MLENTGERIILEEMPVTNGMLLEHLARYYFALYYAKGRVLDIACGTGYGSKIMAKAKKKEINEIVAVDIDKDTLKYARQHHYHPLVQYVKANAEDDSLPEQLGFFDVITSFETLEHLASEEIFLNSLFKMLKPGGTLILSTPFGAGRGKPTNEPFHFHQLTEDEFIELFKSYGETEFYYQRSVLIEPKREGKHYPFGIAVCTKSK
- a CDS encoding lmo1851 family serine protease, which produces MQNEDLNKETSETPDNNHSGFIRMKKFHFVMLLFFIVFLSAGITTFALAFGDEKAVDMGTSERREFDKLYTAYDTLKANYFEEVDQNNLINGAINGMLEALDDPYSDYMNEEEAENFHQSISSSFEGIGAEIQEQEGYIVIVSPLKGSPAEKAGLRPNDKVLSVDGKSLQGMSSTEAVMLIRGEKGTKVELAVQRPGTDEPMNISITRDTIPLETVYGEMLEDGIAKVQITTFSENTSKELVETLNELQKQGMKGLILDLRQNPGGLLDQAVEISSLFVPDGEILFQIEDRNGNREEVKSKREENPNIPLVVVIDKGSASASEILAAAVHESADVPLVGDKSFGKGTVQRAQDFSDGSNMKFTTEKWLTPDGNWIHKKGITPDHKVALPEYAALPFINPDTELKLSASSAQVKAAQAMLKALGFNPGREDGFFDEKTEAAVKEFQAAEKLDQNGVLSGQSTLRLMEKLREKIDQNDTQIQKAAEVLKEQIGS
- the deoD gene encoding purine-nucleoside phosphorylase, with the translated sequence MSVHIGAKENEIAETVLLPGDPLRAKYIAETFLENAECYNEVRNMFGYTGTYKGKRISVQGTGMGVPSISIYINELMQSYNVQNLIRVGTCGAIQKDVKVRDVILAMSSSTDSQMNRLTFGGVDFAPTANFDLLKKAYDAGVEKGLNLKVGNVFTADMFYNDNSELEKWAKYQILAIEMETAALYTLAAKFDRKALSVLTVSDHILTGEETTAEERQTTFNEMIEVALEAAVKE
- a CDS encoding LCP family protein, whose amino-acid sequence is MICLKKILILFLLAAAILSGCTSFQQKENNNARQETEIGESEKENKEPSANENETKNFLLIGVDSRGEEDSRSDAILLASYEPSGESIKLVSLMRDSYVKIPDYQYMYSKLNHAYYIGGKDLLKDTIEQNFEVQIDHTAIIDFKGFTAMLDAIAPDGIEAEVSTAMIEDMGLDLEPGKQKLKGSDILSYVRFRHDGQSDFGRVDRQQEILIGLKDEVLNQFSSPAGFARFPEVISQAMKYVETDLKIEEALSLGVKFLMNPVTDIETLRVPVEDSYENKTYEHAGSVLQLDFEENSEALKQFLDAEKK
- a CDS encoding CobW family GTP-binding protein, producing the protein MNKTEIYILSGFLGSGKTTLLKQLLQDEKKQGRKVAVMMNELGKVSIDSDAVDEGVPLKELLDGCICCTISDKLEAQLQELLMVEKPEAIYIETTGAAHPIEVMDSILSPLFADRMQVKGIISVVDGPRWLNRNVLSPQVQQLLIEQVRHADLIILNKADELSEAEQARLTMEIQGLNSQAFTILTSYSKIAVKQVRGMSSGKKSKASRSHVSSDLKLSTFVYQFQKPVNQNDFEDFLRGLPDTVYRIKGYMKLHSSQYPFLFQFSYGMPLYMQENINMPLNMVFIGENIDWGEIEQRLKKLEASN
- a CDS encoding heavy-metal-associated domain-containing protein, encoding MDKVSFKVVGMTCSHCEEAVKNALLSIDGVASVSIAFHDEHAEIEYDPEKSDMEHFIKAIENQGYGVA